The Acidobacteriota bacterium genome has a segment encoding these proteins:
- a CDS encoding NFACT RNA binding domain-containing protein — translation MASKGRGYRTIEHEGFTILVGKGAADNDRLSLVIAEPRDFWLHIAGGTPGSHVVVRNPDDLAALPRSVEERAAALAAWHSKGRNGRGKTEVHICRARDVSKPCGYPAGRVNLRRFDRLKVYAERAYPAGEEEPT, via the coding sequence ATGGCGAGCAAGGGCCGCGGCTATCGCACCATCGAGCACGAAGGCTTTACCATCCTGGTGGGCAAGGGGGCAGCGGACAATGATCGCCTAAGTCTGGTGATCGCCGAGCCTCGAGACTTCTGGCTGCATATCGCCGGCGGTACGCCGGGCAGCCATGTGGTGGTGCGCAATCCGGACGATCTCGCCGCCCTGCCCCGCTCCGTCGAAGAGCGAGCTGCGGCGCTGGCCGCCTGGCACTCCAAGGGCCGCAACGGCCGCGGCAAGACCGAAGTCCACATTTGCCGCGCGCGAGACGTCTCCAAACCGTGCGGCTACCCGGCCGGCCGGGTCAACCTGCGCCGCTTCGACCGACTGAAGGTCTACGCCGAACGCGCCTATCCGGCGGGAGAAGAGGAACCGACATGA